One Rosa chinensis cultivar Old Blush chromosome 3, RchiOBHm-V2, whole genome shotgun sequence DNA window includes the following coding sequences:
- the LOC112191469 gene encoding uncharacterized protein LOC112191469 has translation MDEAELDRATMWMKARQDKNGGFKDPLVEEKAKEIADLKKKEAEGELSTSGSDDVLTLALGNPEHTGIIRGVGANVRQAAYFNLPKRRKQSVEQSLRLSVQKIMEQEREKILAKERAIWEERLKTLEARVLMNPMVTESPKDSTIDREVGSGQGSSNMHEKAANAIEKQIPSTVRKSLDLEPHVEEPVEVVNPIDGVNLNAIEKGQPIGLVVVDLEIQEGEFQAQTIGKECHLALGSTDNVVAIATVIEVNNENNSQLIHGVPLGEGNMRVSIVRSLVDEAKLPFPIENEIMTVRDAIGTYVAWPKNLIVFPVEFQKMAAKSRGMRKRKRVEEDEYHEEDIDMASLPTTLPPSLKAVCIWAKETLTNGKTIICNFDEKIFGHSFKTCVNKNDVNNFATMKEVSGSCISIYMSHLYGVLRKSKMVDMVGFMDSTKTGAIGCGNPIERSRAIADRLKKAKRGQIILLPYNSGCHWMLTVINSEEDTVYFMDPLKRRLITGEWKNIVDNGIKIYNAQVKRQGRKATTWKNCAGIPEQKTDKDCGYFIMRYMKEIVEDKNLDFFSKWERRSKAAYFQEDIDVVRTEWAKFVVKTYM, from the exons ATGGATGAAGCTGAACTTGATCGTGCAACCATGTGGATGAAAGCACGTCAAGATAAGAATGGAGGATTTAAAGATCCTTTAGTAGAGGAGAAGGCCAAAGAAATT GCtgatttgaagaaaaaagaggCTGAGGGAGAGTTAAGCACTTCTGGTTCAGATGATGTGTTAACTTTAGCATTAGGAAATCCTGAGCATACTGGAATAATTAGAGGTGTAGGGGCAAATGTGAGGCAAGCTGCATACTTTAACCTCCCAAAACGCCGAAAGCAAAGTGTTGAACAGAGTCTTAGGTTAAGTGTTCAGAAAATAATGGAACAAGAAAGGGAGAAGATACTAGCAAAAGAACGAGCAATTTGGGAGGAGAGGTTGAAGACGTTAGAAGCAAGGGTGTTGATGAATCCTATGGTAACTGAATCCCCCAAAGATTCCACCATTGATAGGGAAGTTGGTTCTGGACAAGGAAGTTCAAATATGCATGAGAAGGCTGCCAACGCAATTGAAAAACAGATTCCCTCCACTGTTAGAAAGTCTTTGGATTTAGAACCTCATGTTGAGGAGCCTGTGGAAGTTGTGAATCCCATTGATGGTGTGAATTTGAATGCTATTGAGAAGGGTCAGCCAATTGGTCTCGTGGTTGTTGATCTGGAAATCCAGGAGGGTGAATTTCAG GCACAGACAATTGGGAAAGAGTGCCATTTAGCTTTAGGTTCAACCGATAACGTTGTAGCTATTGCAACAGTTATAGAAGTCAATAATGAAAACAACAGCCAGCTTATCCATGGTGTTCCATTGGGCGAGGGAAACATGCGTGTATCAATTGTACGCTCTCTAGTGGATGAAGCCAAGCTTCCATTTCCAATCGAAAACGAAATAATGACGGTTCGTGATGCTATTGGGACTTATGTGGCTTGGCCTAAAAACCTTATTGTTTTTCCAGTAGAGTTTCAG AAAATGGCAGCAAAGAGTAGAGgaatgagaaagagaaaaagagtagAAGAAGATGAGTATCATGAAGAAGATATAGACATGGCATCATTGCCAACaaccctccctccctcccttaaAGCGGTATGCATATGGGCCAAAGAAACACTCACAAATGGGAAGACAATTATCTGCAATTTTGATGAAAAGATTTTTGGACATTCGTTCAAAACATGTGTGAATAAAAACGATGTTAATAACTTTGCCACCATGAAGGAAGTATCGGGCAGCTGCATCAGCATCTATATGAG CCATCTTTATGGTGTGTTGAGGAAGTCAAAGATGGTGGACATGGTTGGATTTATGGACAGTACAAAAACTGGTGCCATTGGATGTGGCAATCCAATTGAGCGTTCCCGTGCAATAGCCGATAGGCTGAAAAAGGCAAAGCGTGGCCAGATTATTTTGTTGCCATATAACTCAGG tTGTCACTGGATGCTGACTGTAATAAACTCTGAAGAAGACACAGTCTACTTCATGGACCCATTAAAGAGGAGACTAATTACGGGAGAGTGGAAGAACATTGTTGACAA CGGCATCAAAATATATAATGCACAAGTCAAAAGGCAAGGCAGAAAAGCAACTACCTGGAAAAACTGTGCG GGTATTCCGGAGCAAAAGACCGACAAGGATTGTGGATATTTTATAATGAGATACATGAAGGAAATAGTGGAGGATAAAAACTTGGACTTTTTCAGCAAG tgggagagaagaAGTAAAGCAGCATATTTCCAGGAGGATATCGATGTGGTCAGAACTGAGTGGGCAAAGTTTGTGgttaaaacatatatgtaa
- the LOC112194412 gene encoding uncharacterized protein LOC112194412, with amino-acid sequence MDKYWMHADRRSRTYELGVEEFLRFAVENASDVNNNCCPCSKCGSIDGMFSARVIKDHLYFNGVDESYKDWVWHGEPSRATVNANEGESEATVDMVEDGDAADNIGLGDQEEKGASEDEEFFENGEDEQYSVESNDFMRLVEDGDKALYLGCTKHTKLNALIQTYNLKAKHGMSDVCYSDMLIMIGIFLPEGNEIPGSHYEAKKTLATLGMDYKKIHACPNDCILYRGQHADASSCPTCGESRWKLGKDNIEKQGVPGKVLWYFPPIPRFKRMFQSTKTSHNLTWHANERRKDEFMRHPADAPTWKLVDQKWPEFGNDPRNLRLALSSDGFNPHSSLSSRYSCWPVILVTYNLPPWLCMKRKFMMLTLLISGPKQPGNDIDVYMQPLIDDLKALWDGIDGVYDAFRGEYFKLRAVLFWTINDFPAYGNLSGSVTKGYNGCPICCENTKPHRLSHGQKMSHIGHRRWLPRHHPYRRLTKEFNNLPEFETAPEPLSGEEVLKRVEGMTWSFGKKNPLPIYKGLEDQTRPCWKKKSIFFELEYWKFLPVRHNLDVMHIEKNVCDSIIGTLFNIPGKTKDGVAARLDLVEMGIRTGLGPTPGQKKDKLPLASWNLLLEEKRAMCMSFFNMKGPYGISSNIRNLVSLDDLRLVGLKSHDCHMVMQQLLPIVIRSSLEKPVRFAIIRFCLFFKAICSKVIDVRKLKKMQEDLVLTVCELEKYFPPSFFDIMIHLTVHLVREVELCGPVFFRWMYPFERYMKTLKGYVRNRNHPEGCIVESYVVEEAVEFCSDRILSGENTVGIPSIGIFDESCTKPLSGATVVSIYGRELELAHLCVLQNTEEARPYFM; translated from the coding sequence ATGGATAAGTAttggatgcatgctgatagaaGATCACGCACATATGAGTTAGGTGTTGAGGAATTCCTTAGGTTTGCTGTAGAGAATGCTAGTGATGTAAATAATAACTGCTGTCCCTGTTCAAAATGTGGGAGCATAGATGGGATGTTCTCAGCCAGGGTCATAAAAGATCATCTATATTTTAATGGTGTAGATGAGAGTTACAAAGATTGGGTATGGCATGGGGAACCATCTAGGGCAACAGTGAATGCTAATGAAGGGGAATCTGAAGCTACTGTAGATATGGTAGAAGATGGAGATGCAGCAGATAATATAGGGTTGGGAGATCAGGAAGAAAAAGGGGCTAGTGAAGATGAGGAGTTTTTTGAAAATGGTGAGGATGAGCAGTATTCTGTAGAATCGAATGACTTCATGAGGTTAGTTGAGGATGGAGATAAAGCTTTGTATCTCGGTTGTACCAAGCACACAAAGTTAAATGCACTTATACAGACTTATAACCTTAAAGCAAAACATGGAATGTCCGATGTGTGCTATTCTGACATGTTGATCATGATCGGAATATTTCTCCCTGAGGGTAATGAGATACCTGGTTCGCATTATGAGGCTAAGAAGACTTTGGCTACATTAGGAATGGACTATAAAAAGATCCATGCATGTCCTAATGACTGTATTTTGTACAGAGGACAACATGCTGATGCGAGTAGTTGTCCTACATGTGGGGAGTCTAGGTGGAAATTAGGCAAAGATAATATCGAGAAGCAAGGGGTACCCGGGAAGGTGTTGTGGTACTTTCCCCCAATCCCACGTTTCAAACGCATGTTTCAATCGACAAAAACTTCCCATAACCTAACTTGGCATGCGAATGAAAGGAGGAAGGATGAGTTTATGCGTCATCCTGCAGATGCCCCTACTTGGAAGTTAGTGGACCAAAAATGGCCAGAATTTGGTAATGACCCTAGGAACCTTAGACTTGCACTTTCATCTGATGGTTTTAATCCCCACAGCTCTTTGAGTAGTAGATATTCATGCTGGCCAGTTATACTAGTTACGTATAACCTCCCTCCATGGCTATGCATGAAAAGGAAGTTCATGATGCTGACTTTATTGATTTCTGGACCTAAGCAACCCGGAAATGACATTGATGTATACATGCAGCCCTTGATTGACGATTTAAAAGCTTTGTGGGATGGGATAGATGGAGTGTATGATGCATTTAGAGGAGAATACTTTAAACTGAGAGCTGTTTTGTTTTGGACGATTAACGACTTTCCCGCTTATGGGAACTTATCGGGTAGTGTTACTAAGGGGTACAATGGTTGTCCTATATGTTGTGAGAACACAAAACCACATCGGCTATCTCATGGACAGAAAATGAGCCATATTGGTCACCGGAGATGGTTACCGCGCCATCATCCTTACCGAAGGCTGACCAAAGAGTTCAATAACTTACCGGAGTTTGAAACTGCCCCTGAACCCTTAAGTGGAGAAGAGGTATTAAAAAGGGTTGAGGGCATGACCTGGTCATTCGGTAAAAAGAATCCTCTTCCAATATATAAGGGTTTGGAAGACCAAACCAGAccttgttggaagaagaagtccaTATTCTTCGAACTTGAGTATTGGAAATTTCTTCCGGTTCGACATAATCTCGATGTCATGCACATTGAGAAGAATGTATGCGATAGTATTATTGGTACATTATTCAATATTCCTGGAAAAACGAAAGATGGAGTCGCTGCTAGGTTGGATCTGGTGGAAATGGGCATAAGGACTGGTTTGGGACCAACACCAGGGCAAAAGAAAGACAAGTTGCCTTTGGCAAGTTGGAATCTGCTGCTAGAAGAGAAGAGAGCAATGTGCATGTCTTTTTTCAACATGAAGGGTCCTTACGGCATTTCCTCAAATATAAGGAACCTTGTTTCCTTAGATGACTTAAGGCTGGTTGGTCTCAAATCACATGATTGTCATATGGTGATGCAACAGCTACTACCGATTGTTATACGTTCAAGTTTGGAGAAACCAGTCCGGTTTGCAATCATTCGGTTTTGTCTCTTTTTTAAGGCAATATGCAGCAAAGTGATAGATGTTAGGAAGCTGAAAAAAATGCAAGAAGATCTAGTTTTGACAGTTTGTGAgcttgagaagtattttccacCATCCTTCTTTGATATCATGATTCATCTCACAGTCCATCTTGTTAGAGAAGTTGAGCTTTGTGGACCAGTTTTCTTTAGGTGGATGTACCCTTTTGAAAGGTACATGAAAACCCTCAAAGGGTATGTTAGAAATCGAAACCATCCAGAGGGTTGCATTGTTGAGTCATATGTTGTTGAAGAAGCAGTGGAATTTTGCTCAGATCGTATACTTTCTGGTGAAAATACAGTTGGCATCCCATCAATAGGCATTTTTGATGAAAGCTGCACCAAACCGTTATCTGGTGCTACTGTTGTGTCCATTTATGGAAGGGAGTTGGAACTAGCACATCTTTGTGTATTACAGAATACAGAGGAGGCAAGACCATACTTCATGTAA